From one Lolium rigidum isolate FL_2022 chromosome 4, APGP_CSIRO_Lrig_0.1, whole genome shotgun sequence genomic stretch:
- the LOC124647336 gene encoding serine/threonine-protein kinase RHS3-like yields the protein MEDDGMDFSPQKNSNDHERDSFEDDEFVDIQSAATSKSSAHSQVPTDKKPKPKPKNKPEQAEKPNTANVNQGAATMSSPAPAQPSETAATSANNHNTEPVVGNGISLDSSRSTRSSSLESSISSVSAASSTAPAQVKRHTGGDSRWEAIQQATAQETALNLGHFRLLKRLGYGDIGSVYLVELRGTSAFFAMKVMDKASLISRNKMARAQTELEILGLLDHPFLPTLYTHFETDKFYCLVMEYCSGGNLHSVRQKQPTKHFTEQAARFYTAEILLAMEYLHMLGIVYRDLKPENVLVRDDGHIMLSDFDLSLRCTVCPTLVKSSSVHSNSGIGVGGAGTGSSSGEGGGEGLGPNQGCAQSSSSFFPRILPRRSRKASKSDVQSLNAASAVEFNAEPTEVRSMSFVGTHEYLAPEIIRGEGHGSAVDWWTLGIFLYELLHGTTPFKGAGNRATLCNVIEQPLRFPSDFGGSVAGGASSVARDLIRGLLVKEPQKRIAFTRGATEIKQHPFFEGVNWALVRSMAPPSVPEPVDFRQYAAAASGKEKKATDTAGGKSSTGDQPQSDFEYF from the exons ATGGAAGACGACGGCATGGATTTCAGCCCTCAGAAAAATAGTAACGATCATGAGCGCGACAGCTTCGAAGACGATGAATTCGTCGACATCCAATCTGCTGCAACCTCCAAATCATCTGCTCATTCGCAAGTCCCTACGGAcaagaagccgaagccaaagccCAAGAACAAACCAGAGCAGGCCGAGAAACCCAATACGGCCAATGTGAACCAAGGTGCTGCTACTATGAGCAGCCCTGCGCCGGCCCAACCATCCGAAACAGCGGCGACGAGCGCGAACAATCATAATACTGAACCCGTGGTAGGCAATGGCATCAGTTTGGACAGCAGCCGCAGCACCCGTAGCAGCAGCCTGGAGAGCAGCATCAGCTCGGTTTCGGCGGCGTCGTCAACGGCGCCGGCGCAGGTGAAGCGGCACACTGGCGGGGACAGCCGTTGGGAGGCGATCCAGCAGGCGACGGCCCAGGAGACGGCCCTGAACTTGGGCCACTTCCGGCTGCTGAAGCGGCTGGGCTACGGCGACATCGGCAGCGTGTACCTGGTGGAGCTCCGCGGCACGTCGGCCTTCTTCGCCATGAAGGTGATGGACAAGGCGTCGCTGATCAGCCGGAACAAGATGGCCCGAGCGCAGACGGAGCTCGAGATCCTGGGCCTCCTCGACCACCCTTTCCTCCCCACCCTCTACACCCACTTCGAGACCGACAAGTTCTACTGCCTCGTCATGGAGTACTGCAGCGGCGGCAACCTCCACTCCGTCCGCCAGAAGCAGCCAACCAAGCATTTCACCGAGCAAGCCGCCAG GTTCTACACAGCTGAGATACTGCTCGCGATGGAATACCTGCACATGCTGGGGATCGTGTACAGGGATCTGAAGCCGGAGAACGTGCTGGTGAGGGACGACGGCCACATCATGCTGTCGGACTTCGACCTGTCGCTGCGGTGCACCGTCTGCCCGACGCTCGTCAAGTCGTCGTCGGTGCACAGCAACAGCGGAAtcggcgtcggcggcgccggcaccggttcgagctccggcgagggcggcggcgagggcctgGGTCCCAACCAGGGGTGCGCCCAGTCGTCGTCGTCCTTCTTCCCGCGCATCCTGCCGCGCCGTAGCCGGAAGGCGTCCAAGAGCGACGTGCAGAGCCTCAACGCGGCGTCCGCGGTGGAGTTCAACGCGGAGCCGACGGAGGTGCGGTCCATGTCGTTCGTGGGCACGCACGAGTACCTGGCCCCGGAGATCATCCGCGGCGAAGGGCACGGCAGCGCCGTGGACTGGTGGACGCTGGGCATCTTCCTCTACGAGCTGCTGCACGGCACCACGCCCTTCAAGGGCGCCGGCAACCGCGCCACGCTCTGCAACGTCATCGAGCAGCCGCTGCGGTTTCCCTCCGACTTCGGGGGCTCGGTAGCAGGGGGCGCAAGCTCCGTGGCGAGGGACCTCATCCGAGGGCTCCTCGTGAAGGAGCCGCAGAAGCGGATCGCCTTCACCAGGGGCGCCACGGAGATCAAGCAGCACCCCTTCTTCGAGGGCGTCAACTGGGCGCTGgtcaggtccatggcgccgccgtcGGTGCCGGAGCCGGTGGACTTCCGGCAGTACGCGGCTGCTGCCAGTGGCAAGGAAAAGAAGGCGACGGACACCGCTGGGGGCAAGTCCAGCACCGGCGATCAACCACAGTCTGATTTCGAGTATTTCTAG
- the LOC124647337 gene encoding cyclin-A1-4-like → MSSRVSGRRSSASATAASTGSRAPKATSKEKKRVALGNLTNVGGGKAGAADAELISSNSVAYVKKGGIASLPSVYNERGSVTKPTSSQFDRAIAHHGSALQKENACCPYAPDIVPTLVPPGSLPGLSDDSVSMEVENPELKYLDNPESSAADSLQRRANDKLHISDNRDFTVSNWSCPTPMENGNTFDIDTNYEDPQLCEPLACDIYKHLREAETKKRPSPDFVETTQKDIDTSMRAILIDWLVEVTDEYRLVPETLYLTVSYIDRYLSHKEISRHKLQLLGVSCLLIAAKHEEICPPQVEELCYITDNTYIKDEVLQMEASILSCLKFEMTAPTAKCFLRRFLLVSQVCHEASALHLEFLANYISELSLLEYSLLCYVPSLIAASSIFLANFILKPTKNPWNTTLSYHSQYEPSELHDCVKVLHRLFRVGPGSKLPAIREKYSQHKYKFVAKKYCPPSIPVEFFQDASN, encoded by the exons ATGTCGAGCCGGGTCTCCGGCCGCCGCTCGTCGGCGTCGGCCACGGCGGCGAGCACCGGCTCTAGAGCCCCCAAGGCGACATCGAAGGAGAAGAAGCGGGTCGCGCTCGGGAACCTCACCAACGTCGGCGGCGggaaggccggcgcggccgatgcG GAATTGATCTCTTCCAACTCAGTAGCATAtgtgaagaaggggggtattgcgAGCCTTCCCAGTGTGTACAACGAACGGGGTTCTGTCACAAAACCAACTTCAAGCCAGTTTGATCGAGCAATAGCACACCACGGCAGTGCTCTTCAGAAGGAGAATGCGTGTTGCCCTTATGCGCCTGACATTGTGCCAACGTTGGTGCCCCCTGGCAGCTTGCCTGGTCTTTCTGATGATTCTGTTTCCATGGAGGTGGAAAACCCTGAACTTAAATACCTTGATAATCCTGAATCTTCAGCGGCAGATTCCTTGCAGCGTCGTGCGAATGATAAGCTCCATATATCTGACAATAGGGATTTCACAG TATCCAACTGGAGTTGCCCTACCCCAATGGAAAATGGCAATACCTTTGACATTGACACAAACTACGAGGATCCACAACTGTGTGAACCTCTTGCTTGTGATATTTACAAGCACCTGCGGGAAGCTGAG ACCAAGAAAAGGCCTTCACCAGATTTTGTGGAAACCACCCAGAAGGATATTGACACAAGCATGAGGGCAATACTCATAGACTGGCTTGTGGAA GTCACAGACGAGTATCGTCTTGTTCCTGAAACCTTATACCTCACAGTCAGTTACATCGATCGGTACCTTTCTCACAAAGAGATCAGTCGGCACAAGCTGCAGTTACTTGGCGTTTCCTGCTTGCTTATAGCTGC TAAACATGAAGAGATATGTCCACCCCAAGTAGAGGAGCTCTGCTACATTACTGACAATACATACATCAAGGATGAG GTTTTGCAAATGGAAGCTTCTATCCTGAGTTGCTTGAAGTTTGAGATGactgcacctacagcaaaatgttTTTTGAG GAGATTTTTACTAGTTTCTCAAGTATGCCACGAG GCCTCAGCTTTGCATCTTGAGTTCCTAGCCAACTACATTTCTGAGTTATCACTTCTGGAGTACAGCTTACTTTGCTATGTACCTTCACTGATAGCTGCCTCTTCTATTTTCTTGGCAAACTTTATCCTTAAGCCAACCAAGAATCCTTGG AACACCACTCTTTCTTATCACAGTCAATACGAGCCATCCGAGTTACATGATTGTGTAAAGGTACTGCACCGGCTTTTTCGTGTTGGCCCTGGAAGCAAGCTCCCTGCAATTAGAGAAAAGTACAGCCAACACAAG TACAAATTCGTCGCGAAGAAGTACTGCCCGCCATCAATTCCAGTCGAGTTCTTCCAAGATGCTAGCAATTAG